A part of Terriglobus roseus genomic DNA contains:
- a CDS encoding transporter yields MALLSIRSQAQALDLNPTRPTVANSAAIQGKGVLQVEVGFDTYPHAVPGRQDTLGLLTTYVPLERLRVDFGWSPYAYRKDEDEKGRGVGTIQIGAKVVLEKERNGHAAPGLALQYEAELPTASDQALQGYGQQVTMLLNHHYGKGGIVDVMLNGSLVQSDCQDATGCAYGGQQSAAVSYHLNENTRLYSEVFGQNKGQSNTPPGTYVFTGFYRKLRDSVGIDGGMRFGVTNHSARVGVTLAMVFGRRLQGDSASK; encoded by the coding sequence GTGGCGCTCCTCTCGATCCGATCGCAAGCTCAAGCATTGGACTTAAACCCGACGCGCCCGACGGTGGCGAACAGCGCGGCGATTCAGGGCAAGGGTGTTTTGCAAGTGGAAGTTGGTTTTGATACCTACCCGCACGCCGTTCCTGGTCGACAAGACACTTTAGGTCTGCTGACGACGTATGTGCCTTTAGAGCGTCTGCGCGTTGACTTTGGGTGGTCGCCTTACGCATATCGTAAGGACGAAGACGAAAAAGGAAGAGGCGTCGGCACGATTCAGATCGGCGCCAAGGTCGTACTCGAAAAGGAACGCAATGGACATGCGGCGCCAGGCTTGGCTCTGCAATACGAAGCCGAGTTGCCGACCGCATCGGACCAGGCTTTGCAGGGATATGGCCAGCAGGTCACGATGCTCTTGAACCATCATTACGGCAAGGGCGGCATCGTCGATGTGATGCTCAACGGCTCGCTAGTTCAATCCGATTGCCAGGACGCGACGGGATGCGCCTATGGTGGTCAGCAGTCTGCGGCGGTCAGCTATCACCTCAACGAAAACACGCGACTTTATTCTGAAGTCTTCGGACAGAACAAAGGTCAATCCAACACTCCTCCCGGAACATACGTTTTCACCGGCTTCTACCGAAAGCTCCGAGATTCAGTCGGTATCGATGGAGGCATGCGTTTCGGCGTCACCAACCATTCCGCCAGGGTGGGCGTTACGTTAGCCATGGTTTTCGGGCGCAGGCTGCAAGGCGATTCGGCATCTAAGTAA
- a CDS encoding putative quinol monooxygenase: MDRFGILAILEAKPGKEQEVAEFLKSAQPLVLQEVGTSAWFAFQTGPTSFGIFDTFADEDGRNAHLTGEVAKALFDKAEELFAAKPQLSMADLLATK; this comes from the coding sequence GAAGCAAAGCCAGGCAAGGAACAGGAAGTCGCAGAGTTTTTGAAATCTGCTCAGCCGCTTGTTCTGCAGGAAGTTGGCACGTCAGCCTGGTTCGCGTTCCAGACGGGACCAACAAGCTTCGGGATCTTCGATACCTTCGCTGATGAGGATGGACGCAACGCCCACCTGACGGGCGAGGTGGCCAAAGCACTCTTCGACAAAGCAGAAGAACTCTTCGCAGCTAAACCTCAGTTAAGTATGGCTGACCTTCTCGCAACGAAATAG
- a CDS encoding VOC family protein yields the protein MPNIDNLKKQSKQYLPRHHDWYYPVAAQIRSTLPRFRSMGDVDILESAFKFADAQELVARQDSWRALLSGAHAMSDAPKQTPLVPILAFIEAQLFVANVQRSCEFYAEKLGFNVEFVYGSPSFYAQVRRDNARLNLRLFSEPVFVGDVRKREGLLSASISVATASEIKNLFLAFKAAGVLFQQTLKKEPWGGRRSPGVHEPSSFRIRTKTRSSLLGQLTSRTDTCPGERT from the coding sequence ATGCCGAACATCGATAACCTCAAGAAGCAATCCAAACAGTATCTGCCCCGGCACCACGACTGGTACTACCCCGTCGCGGCTCAGATCAGGTCTACGCTGCCTCGATTCCGTTCTATGGGAGACGTGGACATCCTGGAATCGGCTTTCAAATTCGCGGATGCCCAGGAGCTTGTTGCGCGACAAGACAGTTGGCGGGCGCTTCTGTCAGGAGCACATGCCATGAGCGATGCACCGAAACAAACACCGCTCGTTCCTATTCTCGCCTTCATTGAAGCGCAGCTTTTCGTTGCGAATGTTCAACGATCATGCGAATTCTACGCAGAAAAACTCGGCTTTAACGTGGAGTTCGTCTACGGCAGTCCATCGTTTTATGCGCAGGTCAGACGAGACAACGCCCGCTTGAACTTGCGGCTGTTTTCCGAACCCGTCTTTGTTGGCGACGTTCGCAAGCGAGAAGGTCTTCTCTCTGCTTCGATCAGTGTTGCCACTGCGAGCGAAATCAAGAACTTATTTTTAGCTTTCAAGGCTGCGGGTGTTCTATTCCAACAGACATTGAAGAAGGAGCCCTGGGGTGGAAGAAGGAGCCCTGGGGTGCACGAACCTTCATCGTTTCGGATCCGGACGAAAACCCGATCCTCTTTGCTGGGCCAGCTGACTAGTCGAACTGATACGTGTCCGGGGGAGAGAACCTAG
- a CDS encoding DUF1345 domain-containing protein: MWHSGVDQMRIRKSGVGEIFAPWPFIWFGIIAIGGCAIACPTLGGVDGVMIAFDIASLCFALLCVALFRHEARQMRESAKKNDANRGVLLLIAFVVTCVVLVAVGRELSQQGRPKTADVILIVTTLTLCWLFSTLVYCLHYAHLFYRQNKDGVDVGGASFPATEEPNYWDFLYFSSCLAMTFQTSDVDITSRKLRRIVMFHSFGAFVFNLGVIAFSINILGGS; this comes from the coding sequence GTGTGGCACTCTGGAGTTGATCAAATGAGGATTAGGAAATCCGGCGTCGGCGAGATATTCGCGCCCTGGCCGTTCATCTGGTTCGGGATCATCGCCATTGGAGGTTGCGCGATTGCATGTCCGACGCTCGGCGGCGTAGACGGGGTCATGATTGCCTTCGATATCGCGTCTCTCTGCTTTGCTCTGCTCTGTGTCGCCCTGTTTCGTCATGAGGCGCGACAGATGCGCGAATCGGCCAAGAAGAACGACGCGAACCGGGGCGTCCTGCTCCTGATCGCCTTCGTGGTTACCTGCGTGGTCCTCGTTGCTGTCGGCAGGGAGCTTTCGCAACAAGGCAGACCAAAAACTGCGGACGTGATCCTTATCGTAACGACGCTCACTCTGTGTTGGCTGTTTAGCACGCTTGTCTATTGCCTTCACTACGCGCATCTCTTCTACAGGCAGAACAAAGATGGTGTCGATGTCGGGGGCGCGTCGTTTCCCGCAACGGAGGAACCCAATTACTGGGATTTTCTCTACTTTTCTTCCTGTCTCGCAATGACATTCCAAACTTCCGACGTGGACATCACATCACGCAAGCTCCGCCGGATCGTGATGTTTCACTCCTTCGGTGCCTTCGTCTTCAATCTAGGAGTGATTGCGTTCAGTATCAACATTCTTGGCGGAAGCTGA
- a CDS encoding class II aldolase/adducin family protein yields MNERECTVEQGLRRDLKKFSRWLSRLGFTPGTSGNLSVRLDSERLLVTPTGVSKGLIKASDMVIVDLDGRLIAGTRKVTSEIAMHLAVYRQRADIHAVVHSHPPIATAFACSGRALNEPLCQEAVMTVGRVPLAPYATTGTDEVAASMRPFLTDHETILLANHGVVSYGTTLLDAFMKMETVEHLAQVGLIAHQLGTAQPLGADQIDRLQSARSKYVHNAQEMYLSPQQEGRNVVLSEKVANHTLIGAQVGGLKTNELSS; encoded by the coding sequence TTGAACGAACGCGAATGCACTGTAGAACAGGGATTGAGGCGCGATCTGAAAAAGTTCAGCAGGTGGCTCTCTCGCCTGGGATTTACTCCCGGAACTTCGGGCAATCTTTCGGTACGTCTCGACTCTGAACGACTTCTCGTGACTCCGACCGGCGTCAGCAAAGGTCTGATCAAAGCTTCTGACATGGTGATTGTCGATCTCGATGGACGTCTGATCGCAGGCACACGAAAGGTCACAAGTGAGATCGCCATGCATCTCGCGGTATATCGGCAACGAGCGGACATCCATGCCGTCGTCCATTCTCATCCTCCGATTGCGACGGCTTTCGCCTGCTCTGGACGAGCGCTCAATGAACCTCTCTGCCAAGAAGCGGTCATGACCGTGGGACGCGTGCCTCTGGCACCCTATGCAACTACCGGCACCGATGAAGTGGCGGCGAGTATGCGGCCTTTCCTCACGGATCATGAGACAATCCTGCTCGCAAACCATGGCGTGGTCAGCTACGGGACGACCCTTCTCGATGCATTCATGAAGATGGAGACGGTTGAGCATCTTGCACAGGTAGGTCTCATTGCCCATCAACTAGGCACTGCTCAGCCTCTTGGGGCAGACCAGATCGACCGGCTCCAAAGTGCCCGATCGAAATATGTTCACAACGCCCAAGAGATGTATTTGTCACCGCAACAGGAGGGCCGTAACGTTGTGTTATCCGAAAAGGTAGCGAATCACACTCTGATCGGTGCCCAAGTTGGTGGCCTGAAAACGAACGAATTGTCTTCCTGA
- a CDS encoding cupin domain-containing protein, translating into MKRRDFVKMGALSVPSFALAQSLPQQSKARTVAAGADRLGETHTLGFSKIAFKASPADTEGGLFIMEHSNLTKGGPYRHVHPAQDEWLYAMEGEFRVEIGDQKLTLRPGDSVLMPRKVPHVWAQVGETPGKLLIAFTPAGRMEEFFRDFGKTGKLPTDPDVVKAYGLERVGPPLSV; encoded by the coding sequence TTGAAACGACGTGATTTCGTTAAGATGGGCGCTCTCTCTGTACCTTCTTTCGCGTTGGCGCAGTCGCTCCCGCAGCAATCGAAAGCCAGGACGGTTGCTGCCGGTGCGGATCGCTTGGGCGAGACACACACATTAGGGTTCAGCAAAATAGCCTTCAAGGCTTCTCCCGCCGACACCGAAGGTGGTCTATTCATCATGGAACATTCCAATCTGACGAAAGGTGGCCCCTACCGCCATGTGCATCCGGCTCAGGATGAATGGCTATACGCGATGGAGGGAGAATTCCGCGTCGAGATCGGCGACCAAAAGTTGACGTTGAGACCGGGTGACTCCGTACTTATGCCGAGAAAGGTTCCGCATGTTTGGGCACAGGTCGGCGAGACGCCGGGAAAGCTTTTGATCGCATTTACACCGGCAGGGCGAATGGAGGAGTTCTTCCGTGATTTTGGCAAGACAGGCAAGCTACCCACTGACCCCGATGTTGTGAAAGCTTATGGCCTGGAACGAGTTGGGCCGCCTCTCAGCGTTTAG
- a CDS encoding TIGR03435 family protein, producing the protein MPNFHHFCDDIGCSLYEPNTPPTSEQAAGYPDERHEDIALKFDVASIHELAPSAPARQHLNNPSHVGRLDAVMRLSQLIAEAFGVNFRYQLAGVPDWLDRENFGVHASSDEEVSRRLASLPDEEATADKRRMLLQLLQNRFRLQYHIEERPGLTYFLTSVKSAANLISAAEESDNSGISSGGPITDLVVTGHGAKMSQFAGLMSYYLKAPVADQTNLNGTYNFTVHFNASSELPTADIDFGLPPDQALAEQMGLKLLRGKAPVQTIVVDSVEKPSPN; encoded by the coding sequence GTGCCGAACTTTCATCATTTTTGCGATGATATCGGCTGCTCTCTATACGAGCCGAATACTCCACCGACAAGCGAGCAAGCCGCCGGGTATCCAGACGAAAGACATGAAGATATCGCGCTCAAGTTTGATGTAGCCAGCATCCATGAGTTGGCTCCCAGTGCTCCGGCCAGGCAGCATCTGAACAATCCTAGTCATGTGGGTCGCCTTGATGCCGTCATGCGGCTGAGTCAGCTGATTGCCGAGGCATTTGGCGTCAACTTCAGATACCAGCTTGCGGGAGTTCCAGACTGGCTGGACCGAGAGAACTTCGGCGTACATGCAAGTTCGGATGAAGAGGTCAGCCGCCGGCTTGCTAGCTTGCCCGATGAAGAAGCAACAGCAGACAAACGGCGTATGCTTCTGCAGTTGCTGCAGAACAGATTTCGCCTGCAATATCACATAGAAGAACGGCCGGGGCTGACCTACTTTCTTACGAGTGTGAAAAGTGCAGCCAATTTAATCTCGGCGGCAGAGGAATCCGACAATTCTGGGATCTCTTCGGGTGGGCCCATCACGGACCTCGTAGTCACCGGGCACGGTGCAAAGATGAGCCAGTTCGCGGGTCTCATGAGCTACTACCTAAAGGCTCCGGTCGCGGATCAGACGAATCTCAACGGGACGTACAACTTTACGGTGCATTTCAACGCCAGTTCAGAATTACCAACTGCAGATATCGATTTTGGTCTACCGCCGGACCAGGCTTTAGCCGAGCAGATGGGATTGAAGTTGTTGCGCGGTAAGGCGCCCGTGCAGACTATTGTTGTCGATTCTGTAGAGAAGCCTTCACCCAATTAA
- a CDS encoding GAF domain-containing protein gives MLQTPAQLEAAGLEVVDLSDESYYAKRRVHRRDSSMQMEGLHRIAMAFVQRPETILQELVDAAVRLCGADSAGISIERENKTDEAFYHWVAIAGEYSPFLNAVLPRTPSACSVSLERGTPQLFRVDQRFFDILGVEAAPVKDGILLPWDVEETRGTIFILSHARNEAFDIEDLHLMQVLANFAAMGIRQQRQQEKLRNQAAAAAAVSMANDLAHQINNPLQSLTNVLYIAKQRDGVGDEKTLALKLENDFERLTSLARRLLELPNKAT, from the coding sequence ATGCTGCAGACCCCCGCTCAACTCGAAGCAGCTGGCCTTGAGGTCGTGGACCTTTCTGACGAGTCGTATTATGCGAAGCGACGCGTCCACCGACGCGACAGCTCGATGCAGATGGAAGGCCTGCACAGAATTGCTATGGCCTTCGTCCAGAGGCCCGAAACGATCCTTCAAGAGCTTGTCGATGCGGCTGTTCGCCTTTGTGGTGCGGACAGCGCGGGGATAAGCATTGAACGCGAAAACAAGACCGACGAAGCCTTCTACCATTGGGTGGCGATCGCAGGTGAATACTCTCCTTTTCTAAATGCGGTCCTGCCGCGCACGCCAAGCGCATGTTCAGTCTCACTTGAAAGAGGAACGCCGCAGCTGTTCCGCGTCGATCAACGATTTTTTGACATTCTTGGCGTAGAGGCTGCGCCTGTCAAAGATGGGATACTTCTTCCGTGGGACGTCGAGGAGACGCGTGGAACGATCTTCATCCTCTCGCACGCACGAAACGAGGCATTCGATATTGAAGACCTGCACCTCATGCAGGTTCTTGCGAACTTCGCAGCGATGGGTATTCGCCAGCAGCGACAACAAGAAAAGTTGCGAAATCAAGCCGCCGCGGCGGCCGCTGTTTCCATGGCGAACGACCTCGCCCACCAAATCAATAATCCGTTGCAGTCTTTGACGAACGTCCTCTACATCGCGAAACAACGTGACGGCGTTGGTGACGAGAAGACCCTTGCCCTGAAATTAGAGAATGACTTCGAACGACTCACGTCGTTGGCGAGGCGTCTTCTTGAACTTCCCAATAAAGCTACCTAA
- a CDS encoding type II toxin-antitoxin system HicB family antitoxin, whose translation MSEVHVKMAGYDAVFEQAVDGSWRGTVPDLPAILTSGPTLGEVKANMQETIGLWLENAKRS comes from the coding sequence ATGTCTGAAGTTCATGTCAAAATGGCCGGATACGATGCAGTATTCGAACAGGCGGTTGATGGAAGTTGGAGAGGAACGGTACCAGACCTCCCGGCGATCCTGACAAGCGGTCCCACTCTCGGCGAGGTCAAGGCCAACATGCAGGAAACAATCGGACTTTGGCTGGAGAATGCGAAGCGATCCTAA